Within Candidatus Neomarinimicrobiota bacterium, the genomic segment TCAATGCGCCGGCGATTGTAGCGTTATTAGCGCATTCCGAGGCGATGATACCCTCTTCCGACCCCTCTCCAAACCGATCGGGGGCTTTGGACATGTTTTTGGCCGTAGTGTAAGCGATAATTGATCCGATACTGCCTCCGATACCGGGAAGAATCCCGACATAGGTGCCGATCAGCGAAGACCGCAGCAGGTTGATCAGGTTGGACTTGAAGTCATGCCACGACATCAAAATCCCTTTCATGCGCATCCTAATCAGGATGAATTCCTGCTCGATGTCGATTGTCTCGGTGAGGATTTGTCCAACTGCGAATACCCCGATCAGTATTGGCATCAGCTTGAAACCGCCTTCCATTTCGTGAAAACCGAATGTCAGGCGAAGATCCCCAGCCGAGGGGTCAATACCGGGCAGAACGATTAGCATACCCAGAAACCCGGAGAGGAGACCCTTGATCAACGAGCCACGGCTTACGGATGCGATGAGTACCATGGCCATCAGCACAAGGCTGAAATAGTCCATGGGGCCTAAGTAGACGGCAACATCCGCAACCGGCTTGGCCAGGAGTGCCAGAAATACCCAAGAGACAAGACCACCTACAAAGGAAGCACCAATCCCCAACCCCAGAGCACGGCCAGGTTGTCCCTTGCGTGCCATTGGGAAACCGTCGAACGTGGTGATGACCGCCGTGGGCGTGCCCGGCATGCCGAGCAGGATCGCCGAGATCTGCCCCCCGGAGATCCCGCCCACGTACATGGAAGTGAGAAGGATCACAACGTTAACCGGTTCCATGGTATAGGTGAAGGGTAGGGTAAGGACGATCAGTATCGCGGTGGTCAAGCCCGGTATGGCGCCCACGGTGATGCCCAGAAATGTGCCCAATACCGTCAAGAAGAAAGGCCAGGGGGTTAGCAGATTAGTAAAGGCGACACCTAATTCTTGAATCATCAATTCCACCGTATATGGGGCTAGGGAAAGTCTATGTAAAACACGCGGGTGAAGATGTAGCTACAGCCCAAACCCATCATCAACGCGATGATGATTGCGATCGGCAGTCACCTTAAGTCGAATCGCAACAGTAACATCAGAAGGCGCAGTCTTCCGGTTGCGGTTCCAGAAGTTCCACATCCGCTGCGAAGTCACTCGGTAATTCGGTTTCGACAAATCCTCCAGCCACACTTCCATGAAATGCAACGCCGCCGTAGCCCGCCGTGCTCATGTGAGCGCGGACGAAAACGGCAT encodes:
- a CDS encoding tripartite tricarboxylate transporter permease, yielding MIQELGVAFTNLLTPWPFFLTVLGTFLGITVGAIPGLTTAILIVLTLPFTYTMEPVNVVILLTSMYVGGISGGQISAILLGMPGTPTAVITTFDGFPMARKGQPGRALGLGIGASFVGGLVSWVFLALLAKPVADVAVYLGPMDYFSLVLMAMVLIASVSRGSLIKGLLSGFLGMLIVLPGIDPSAGDLRLTFGFHEMEGGFKLMPILIGVFAVGQILTETIDIEQEFILIRMRMKGILMSWHDFKSNLINLLRSSLIGTYVGILPGIGGSIGSIIAYTTAKNMSKAPDRFGEGSEEGIIASECANNATIAGALIPLISMGIPGSIVDVFLMGGMMIHNVEPGPMLATSHPSIFYGIIAACFVANILMFLMMTGTVGFIAKFTKIPKGYTLPVILTFCIIGGYIEGNRMFDVWVLLAFGLVGYVMKKAAFPQAPFIIGAVLAPIAEVKLRSGLMISGGSFLPLITRPVSCAFLIISALFLLWPLISKWRGRKKAEA